A portion of the Oncorhynchus nerka isolate Pitt River linkage group LG27, Oner_Uvic_2.0, whole genome shotgun sequence genome contains these proteins:
- the LOC115123944 gene encoding keratin-associated protein 5-4-like — translation MVLWQFPMTFSCQDSSCEDSSCQDSSCEDSSCEDSSCQDSSCQDSSCEDTVSSCEDSSCQDSSCEDSSCEDSSCEDSSCQDSSCQDSSCEDSSCQDSSCEDSSCEDSSCEDSSCQDSSCEDSSCEDSSCQDSSCEDSSCEDSSCEDSSCQDSSCEDSSCQDSNCESSLVSGRS, via the exons ATGGTCCTGTGGCAGTTTCCAATGACATTCAGCTGTCAGGACAGTAGCTGTGAGGACAGTAGCTGTCAGGACAGTAGCTGTGAGGACAGTAGCTGTGAGGACAGTAGCTGTCAGGACAGTAGCTGTCAGGACAGTAGCTGTGAGGACA CTGTCAGTAGCTGTGAGGACAGTAGCTGTCAGGACAGTAGCTGTGAGGACAGTAGCTGTGAGGACAGTAGCTGTGAGGACAGTAGCTGTCAGGACAGTAGCTGTCAGGACAGTAGCTGTGAGGACAGTAGCTGTCAGGACAGTAGCTGTGAGGACAGTAGCTGTGAGGACAGTAGCTGTGAGGACAGTAGCTGTCAGGACAGTAGCTGTGAGGACAGTAGCTGTGAGGACAGTAGCTGTCAGGACAGTAGCTGTGAGGACAGTAGCTGTGAGGACAGTAGCTGTGAGGACAGTAGCTGTCAGGACAGTAGCTGTGAGGACAGTAGCTGTCAGGACAGTAACTGTGAGAGTTCTTTGGTCAGTGGGAGATCGTGA